The sequence below is a genomic window from Bacteroidales bacterium.
TGAACTCCAATGGATAAGCCCATTAAAAAAGCGATAAGAATAAGCCAGCGATAAGAATACTTACTGTCGGCTACTTCTTCCCATTTTAGAATAGCCCAAAATACAACTGCGGTGAATAAAGACGACATAGCGTATACCTCGCCTTCAACAGCAGAGAACCAAAATGAATCGGTAAAAGTATAAGCTAAAGCACCCACTATACCGCTTGCCATAATAGGATATAATGCTTGCTTACTTTCGGGATTAGGAACTAATCTTTTGGCTAAACGTGTTATCGTCCAGAAAAGAAATAAAATAGTAAAACTACTCGATAGGGCAGACATAGAATTTATCATCAGGGCAACATTTTTAGTGTTGCCAAAAGCAAACAAACTAAAAAAGCGACCCAGCAATTGAAATAGTGGAGCTCCCGGAGGATGTCCTACTTGCAGCTTATACGATGTTGCTACATATTCTCCAACATCCCACCAGCTGGCACTTGGCTCGACAGTTAAGAGATAGACTAACGATGCAATTGCAAAAATTATCCATCCAATAATATTATTTACTTTTTTATACATAGTGTATTTCTTAAATTCTTATCCTTTTTTCTTTTCGGCAATAACAAAAAAATCAAAACAACCTTCTGTTGAATCGCCTAAATAAAAATCGTTTAATTGTATATGGTTAACGGTATTTGTGTTTGTTTTGTGTAATTTGTTTCTATTAATCCTGTTTAAGATATCGTAAGGGATTTGTAAAAGCTGTCGAGGTAATCTGTATTGCAGATTAAGAATGTCGAAGCGAGTAATACGAGCAACACTTTCTTTATTTGCCTGATAATACTTCATCACCTTTTCGCTTCCAAAAATACCTTTTATATCAATCGTATCAAATACCGTTGATGTGAGATATTGTAGTTCTTTTGAAATATATTCGCGTATATGCCAAGGATTACGTGTTAATGACATTTTACGATTTGGCGTTGTTAATATTAGTTTTCCGCCCGGTTTTAAAACACGGTAAATTTCTCTAATGAAAAAATTATCGTCTTTTATATGTTCAATAACTTGAAAACTTACTACAAAATCGAAGGTGTTAGCCGCGATATTTTTGAGCGGAGGAACAGACATTTGGTGAAAATGGACTTTCTTTTTATCCTCTTTCGATAAATTATATTTTGATGGAAACTTATCAACAGCAGTATATATTTCTGCTTTTGGCGATAGATATTCTATACCATAACCTTCGCCTGAACCTATTTCCAGTATCTGACCGGATATGCGTTTGGCTGCTTCAAAATATGCAATCATATGACGCTGATGCATTACATTATCAGAAGGCAGTTTGGCAGAATGACGTTCGGCAGTTTGAATAATACTCATGAATTTTTATATCTTCAATGCCGACAAATTTAGGGATTTTATTGGGTTTATGCAGGCAAATTTTGCCGTCTAACATTTTTTAAGAATCTTATAGTAAATCTTTGAAATGAAACTGTATTTTTTTGGATGTTAGGGACACTTATGCTGATGGATAAAGAGAATCTAAAATTAACTAATTATTTTCATCCTCTTTTACCCTTTTTATTGTTTTGTGTAGAGTTGTTCTGTCAATGCCAAGATCTTTTGCGCATTTAGTGATATTGTTATCATTTTTCTTTAATATTTTTTCGAGATAATATTTTTCAACTTGACGCGCGGCTTTGTCGGCAGCTTTTTTTCGTGCTTCAATTAATTCTTCCCAAGATTTTATTTCTTTCTCCGGTTCATAATAATATAGTTCTCCCAACTTTTGTCTGTCAGGTATATTTAAAGATATTTCATTACTGTTTTGGGAAAGCACAACAGCACGCATAATGAAATTATACAATTCGCGAACATTTCCCGGCCAGTCGTATTCCATCAGTAATTGTAATGATTCTTCAGCCATATTCTTTAAAGGAACTTTTGCTTCCTGACAGGCTATTTTTTTAAAATGTTGGACAAGCAGAGGAATATCTTTTTTTCTTTCTCTTAGAGGTGGAACATCAATTCGTAATATATCGAGCCGATAATATAAGTCTTCCCTAAAAAGACCCTTTTTAACCAAAGTCTCTAGTTTTCTGTTGGTTGCAACAATTACTCTTGCATTTGTTTTTATAGGATTAATTCCTCCAACCCTATGAAATTCTTTTTCTTGAAGAACACGTAAAAGAGCTACTTGAGAGTTCTGATCTAGTTCTCCTATCTCATCAAGAAAGAGAGTTCCATCGCCTGCCAATTCAAATCGTCCCGGTTTTCTATAGTCTGCTCCGGTAAAAGCTCCTTTTTCATGTCCGAAAAGTTCACTAGATAAAAGGTCTTTTGGAATAGCAGCACAATTTACAGCTACAAAGGGTTTTTCTGATCTCTCACTGATTTGGTGAATTTGTCGGGTAACCAACTCTTTTCCTGTACCACTTTCGCCATAAATTAATAGGGTGCTATTGTTGTTTGAAAAGAGTTTTATTTGCTCATTTAATTTTTGCATTATCGGAGTTTCTCCGATTAATTTTTTATAGGGTTGTTCTATATCTTCTTTTAAAGATTCTGTTTGGAGTAATAAAAGACGATGTTCGAGTGCTTTATTAATTTGTAATTTTAATTCAGCTATTTTGGTGGTTTTAGAAATATAGTCAAAAGCACCTTTTTTTATGGCTTTAATGGCGGTATCAATGGAGCTATAGTCTGTTATCATTATTATGGGAATGTGTTTGTCTTCCATTTTAATAATATCAATTGCAGATAATCCACTTTCGCCGTCTTTAAGCATAAGATCCAGAAGCACCAAATTGGGTGAATGTTTATTTAGGAGAAATATTCCTTGTCCAACAGTGTCGGCTGAAATTGTATCAAAATCTTTCTTTAATAATAATTTTAAGTCGGATGTGTAATTCTGATCATCATCTATAATTAAAATCAATTTTTTCATAGCTCAATACTTTCTATTTTTAACCGTTCAATCAGAAAAGTCTCAAATTTAATTTTTATATCCGTTTTGTAATTCAATAGTAAATCTTGTCTTTCTGTTGGGAACACTTTCTTTTAGTGTTATTCTCCCTCCATATTTTGAAAGTGTTTCTTTACAATAAAAGAGGCCGTAGCCGGTACTGTTATTTGTTGAGTATCCATTTTCGAATATCACATTAAACTTCTCATTTGGAACTCCACAGCCATTGTCGATAATTTCAATAAAAACTCGAGGATCGCTTTTCAATAATTTTATGCTTAACTGTTTATCTTTAGTATGGCGCATTGCTTTTACAGAATTTTGTACGCAATTATCTATTATACTGGTTAGTTCCTGAGAATCTATTAAAACGTTATCTTCTTCTGATAAAAAACTAATGATATTTATTTTGATATTTTCTTTTGAGAGTGTGGGTTTAAGCTCATTAAGAAGGTTTTCTGTTATTTTTTTCGGAATACATGAATGTGATGCAAATACATCATGCTTAAGCTTAGAGAGTGCATCTCTTAGTTTAATTATGGCTAAATATATTTTGTCTTTGCTAACAGAATTTATTAGACCAAAGTCTTGATTTACAATGTGTAATATTTGATATTTATAATTTTCAAGATCACGGGTTAAGGTTTGGTTGTATTTAAGACTCTTATTCAGAGATATAATTTGATTTAAGATGGGGATTGTTAATTCGGTAAAAGTTTTTTTTCTTTCCAAAAAAGGTAAATAATATTCTTCATTGCTCATATCCTCAAGAGATAAGTTTTCGAAATAAAGCTGTAAACTATTTAAGTTGCTCAATGCCCAAGCCCCGTGAGTAAAGTTTAATAATGATTGAAATAATTCCAGCTCTTTCTCTGTTTTGCTCTTCAGATTGTGTGAACTTTTTATCAAATAGAAAAAAACAAGTGAGCCTGCTGAACTGAAAAAAATAATTCCTATAGGAATGTAATATTTTATAAATGGTTTAGATGTTGTTAGCGCACTTAAGAGGATGATAAATAGGATTGTGTTAACTGCAAGTACACTACTTGTTAAAGAAATATCCCAATTGAATCTCTTCCTGCCAATAAGGATGGTAAATAATATTATTAGAAATCCGATAAGAGCAGTAAACAGATAGGATAGGAACACTTTGTTATTTAGCAATATGTATGCATAATTATCCCAAGTATACCACCAAGATAAGGGAGCTTTCGCTTCCGTAATATGAAGGGTTTTCCCTGATGAGATGGATTTTAAGGATATTGTTCTTCCCGCTTTGAATTTTATTAGAATATCATATTTTTTTTCAGAGTTTAAACCAAAGTGTGCTATATTTTCATTTTGATAATTTAGTCCTGTAAGTTGACTACCTATTTGCCGGTATCCTACTAAATAATTAGAATCGTTTAGATGCTTATTTTCATAAATCCAAATTTTAGCTCCTAATCCTTGGCTGTTTGATTTTATTCCGCTTAACTTAATACGAAGAAAATTATTGTTATTCAAATTGTTCCTCCAAAGCACATTGCGTCCTTTTTTAAAACCGTAGATGTCTAAGTCTCCATCCTTATCAATATCGCCTATGGCTGCAAACTTGAGCTTACTATCGCTTATTCCAAGTTTTTCAGATTCATCTACAAAAATTCGGGCAGAATCATTTAAATAAATATAGTTTGTTAGTTTTCCTTCAGATGAAATACTTATAAATAGATCGATGTATCCGTTATTGTCAAAATCTCCGGAATTAATTGTTTCTCCTATTTTGCCTGTATTTAGATTATCTAAACCAATTTTCTTTGTGATATTAATAAAATTTCCATGCCCATCATTTTCTAATACCCTGATAAGCGGACTTTCGCCGAGTGAAAAAATATCTAAATCGCCATCATTATCAAAATCAAAAACTATTGCTTCTCCTTTTCTTTGCTGATGTTGTAGAATGTTAGTATTCAATTCAGATTGTCTCCAACCTCTTTCTTTAGTTTTAAAATTAATAACATTAAAATTCCAATTGCGGACTACATACATATCATCCAAACCATCGTTATTAAAATCGGCAAATATTGTTTTGGTGTTCCAACCCTTAAATAAATCTGTGTTAGAATTTTCGATAGGTTTAAATTTACCATAACCATTATTGATTAAAAATAAAATATTCCCCTTTCCGGATTGACTATAGCCAAAAACCAAGGCTAAGTCAGGATCTCCATCAGTGTCGATATCTGAAATGCATACTTGCTGTTGAGGTCTGTTTGCATATTTTTTTGGAACTTGAAATGAAAAGGAGAGTTGATATTGTTCTGCTGTTTTTGTATAAATATTTACTTCATAGTTTCCATTTTTATAATTGGAACTGATAATCTCCGGCTTTTCATCTCCATTTAAGTCAAAGGCGTAGCTGTAAAATCCATTAAATGAGAGTTGATTAAGCCCCAGGGGATCGGTAAAATTGGTAAAATAATTCCGTGTATTGTTAAGATAAAGGTAGGGATGTCGGTAGTCTGAAATATTGAATAATAATATATCCGAGAAATCATCTTTATTGAAATCTGAGAGAATAATACTTGGTATTATTTTATTATACAATTGGTTTTCATAATGAATAGAAGAAAATTGAAAACCGTTGAAAGTAAATTCAGGTCCTTCAATTCCAAATATTGAGGCGTAATTCAAAAAGAAATTTCCGGAATATTCTTGGTTGTACAGCAAGTCGAGATTTTGTGTAAGTAATAAGAATTGTCCATCGTCAAGCTCTTGATAGGATTTAATTTTATATGCAGTTGGGAATGAAAGTGTTTTTCCATCTTTAGAAAAGATGTTATAATGACCATTACTAACTAATGGCACTTCTATTGGGAATGGGGACTTATTTATATTTACACGTTCTATCTTTTTATTGAAAAGCCTGTAGATTTCTCCGTTTATGGTACGAAAGAACAAATAGTTATCAGAATATTTGATATCGGTAATAATGCTATTATTAATGTCTTTATTATTACCATTAGTATAGCTTGTAAATTTTGTTCCATCCCAAGAGTAGAGCCCTTCGCCATCTGTTCCTATCCACAAAATCCCTTCGGGATCTAATTCAGTGACATTGATATGCGACTGAATGGGTGAGGACAATCTATGGCATTGATTATTTTCGAGTTTAATAAGTAAACCAAAATTGCCTGATATGTATAATGCATCTGATATTTTTGTAAGCTGTAGGAGTGGATATGGTGCTATATAAGTGTAGTGTATAATTTTACCATTATTTATTTCGCTGATATGGGTTTCCCAACCTATATCAGTCGACAATATTATAATCCTGTCTTTTTCCACATAAATGGGAAGTATCTTTCGGATTTCAAAGCCTGAAACAAGACGCTTTATTGGGTACGAAATCCATCGATCATTTTGAAAATGAAGAATGTTTTTGTCCTTATCCATAAGCCAATAATCTGCAAGCGAATTACCCCCAATAATTTTAGAAATTTTTTTAGGAGAGCTAATTGTTCTTAGCCTTTGCTTGGCATTTACAGAAAGGGTATTTGATAGTAAGAAAAAAAGTAAAAACAGCTTTAGTATCCGCTTCATAAATCCAAAAAAATAATTGTGGCTTTGTATGTCCACAGTGTGGTGCTTGCTGTCTACATTAATGTAGATTCTTTGTTCCAAAAATAAGCAAAAATATCTAATTAGCAAGGGATTCCGAAATTCGGCATCTTTCTTGTAAATAGACAGCGAAAGAATAAAGAAATGGGAAATATAAAACATCATTTTAAAATATGTACCGGATGTCATTATTTCTGTAATGAAAAAGAATCGATAGAATATTGCCCTTATTGTGGCGATAAGTTAATTGATAAATGTCCCAATTGTGGTGAAGTAATTACAACACCATATGGAAACTATTGTACAAAATGTGGAGCTTTGTATCCGGGGCGAACACCTAGTAAAGAAAAATATCAAAATTTAAAATAACAGTATTTATTAAAACCGTTTAAAAATGAAAAAAGTATCTATTTTTTTAATGATTATGTTGATGGCAGTTGCCGGAGCATCGTTTGGACAAGTGGCTAAATACCAGCCAAAAGTTATTATTTTGTTTCTTGGAGAGAAGAATCCTACTTTTGATGAGAGTAAATATCCCGATTTATCATTCTATTATACTCCAGAACTTGAATTGGTTAAAAGCGAAAAAGCAAAATCGCAAAGTTCTGGAAAAAAAGCTTTTGGTTCTTTGACTGGTTTTAGTGGACAAAGCTCGGCTGAAGCTTCTGATGAGTACACCGGTACTCCTGCAGAGATTATAAACTTAGCAATTGGCACCAGAGACGTTTACCTTTTTGATAAGAAAGGTGTATTCAGCGGAAAGTTATGGGGTAAATTTGGAGATGATGACAGAAAACTTGACGATTGGGCTTTCTTACTCAGTGGCAAAAGGAAAACAGTTGTTACCGATGGTGCACCTTACGATACTAAAAAGTTAGGAGCTTTTGCTAAAGACTTTGTAAAGAAAGGTAAAACCACAGGAAAAGTTAAGAATAAAAAAGTAAAAAAAGGAAAACAGCCAACATTGCATAATATGTATGGGGAAAAGTGGCCTGACTTTAAAGTGCAGGATGCATCAGGACAAGAAGTTAATTTCAGCGAAATTACTTCAGGGAATCCGTTAACAATGGTATGTACTGTATATCTTGAGAAAGATTACGATATGAATAAAGCCAAAGAGAGTGGAGAAGGAAAATCGGGAAAAGAATATATGAATAGTGTAGCTGAAGCTGTGGCTGCTGGCAATGCTGTTTCAGGCCTTAGTAATTTGGAGTCTCAAATATTCAAATATAGTGTGGAGAGATAATCAAAAATATTGTGTCTTTATAGGGCCTGATACAGGAAAAATGCTGTTCTTTAGTATAAATGGATAATTAAAATAGATTAAAAATGAAAAAAATCCTCTTAAGTTTAACGTTATTATTCTCAGTCGCTGTGTTTTCACAAACAAATGTGTCTGTTACCGTTTCCAAAAGTAGTATGACGGAGAGTGAGAGTATAGATGTTATTGCAAATATAGATGCCGTTACAGATAAAGATGTTGTTGTAGATTTTGATTTTAGCGGTACGGCAAAAAATAACATAGACTATGTTAATTATTTCCTTAGCAAAGGAACAGGAAGTACTGTTGCGGGTGGAAATGGCTACGGAAGTGATCTTAATCAATTAGGGCAACCATCAGGTATTTTTGTTGATTTAGATGGGAATATGTATATAGCGGAACACGATGGAGATCGTGTTTCCAAGTGGGCACCAGGAGCTACTGAAGGAGTTATTGTTGCTGGTGGTAATGGAGATTATGGAGGAGCATTAAATCAGGTGGATGGTCCTCGCGGTATTTTTGTTGATTTAGATGGAAATATTTACGTGTCAGAAAGAGGAAATCATCGTGTTTCTAAGTGGGCACCCGGAGCTACTGAAGGAGTTGTTGTTGCCGGAGGAAATGGAGGTGGTTCGGCTGCTAACCAATTGTATCTTCCTTTTGGTGTCTTTGTT
It includes:
- a CDS encoding VCBS repeat-containing protein: MKRILKLFLLFFLLSNTLSVNAKQRLRTISSPKKISKIIGGNSLADYWLMDKDKNILHFQNDRWISYPIKRLVSGFEIRKILPIYVEKDRIIILSTDIGWETHISEINNGKIIHYTYIAPYPLLQLTKISDALYISGNFGLLIKLENNQCHRLSSPIQSHINVTELDPEGILWIGTDGEGLYSWDGTKFTSYTNGNNKDINNSIITDIKYSDNYLFFRTINGEIYRLFNKKIERVNINKSPFPIEVPLVSNGHYNIFSKDGKTLSFPTAYKIKSYQELDDGQFLLLTQNLDLLYNQEYSGNFFLNYASIFGIEGPEFTFNGFQFSSIHYENQLYNKIIPSIILSDFNKDDFSDILLFNISDYRHPYLYLNNTRNYFTNFTDPLGLNQLSFNGFYSYAFDLNGDEKPEIISSNYKNGNYEVNIYTKTAEQYQLSFSFQVPKKYANRPQQQVCISDIDTDGDPDLALVFGYSQSGKGNILFLINNGYGKFKPIENSNTDLFKGWNTKTIFADFNNDGLDDMYVVRNWNFNVINFKTKERGWRQSELNTNILQHQQRKGEAIVFDFDNDGDLDIFSLGESPLIRVLENDGHGNFINITKKIGLDNLNTGKIGETINSGDFDNNGYIDLFISISSEGKLTNYIYLNDSARIFVDESEKLGISDSKLKFAAIGDIDKDGDLDIYGFKKGRNVLWRNNLNNNNFLRIKLSGIKSNSQGLGAKIWIYENKHLNDSNYLVGYRQIGSQLTGLNYQNENIAHFGLNSEKKYDILIKFKAGRTISLKSISSGKTLHITEAKAPLSWWYTWDNYAYILLNNKVFLSYLFTALIGFLIILFTILIGRKRFNWDISLTSSVLAVNTILFIILLSALTTSKPFIKYYIPIGIIFFSSAGSLVFFYLIKSSHNLKSKTEKELELFQSLLNFTHGAWALSNLNSLQLYFENLSLEDMSNEEYYLPFLERKKTFTELTIPILNQIISLNKSLKYNQTLTRDLENYKYQILHIVNQDFGLINSVSKDKIYLAIIKLRDALSKLKHDVFASHSCIPKKITENLLNELKPTLSKENIKINIISFLSEEDNVLIDSQELTSIIDNCVQNSVKAMRHTKDKQLSIKLLKSDPRVFIEIIDNGCGVPNEKFNVIFENGYSTNNSTGYGLFYCKETLSKYGGRITLKESVPNRKTRFTIELQNGYKN
- a CDS encoding class I SAM-dependent methyltransferase; this encodes MSIIQTAERHSAKLPSDNVMHQRHMIAYFEAAKRISGQILEIGSGEGYGIEYLSPKAEIYTAVDKFPSKYNLSKEDKKKVHFHQMSVPPLKNIAANTFDFVVSFQVIEHIKDDNFFIREIYRVLKPGGKLILTTPNRKMSLTRNPWHIREYISKELQYLTSTVFDTIDIKGIFGSEKVMKYYQANKESVARITRFDILNLQYRLPRQLLQIPYDILNRINRNKLHKTNTNTVNHIQLNDFYLGDSTEGCFDFFVIAEKKKG
- a CDS encoding sigma-54-dependent Fis family transcriptional regulator, with protein sequence MKKLILIIDDDQNYTSDLKLLLKKDFDTISADTVGQGIFLLNKHSPNLVLLDLMLKDGESGLSAIDIIKMEDKHIPIIMITDYSSIDTAIKAIKKGAFDYISKTTKIAELKLQINKALEHRLLLLQTESLKEDIEQPYKKLIGETPIMQKLNEQIKLFSNNNSTLLIYGESGTGKELVTRQIHQISERSEKPFVAVNCAAIPKDLLSSELFGHEKGAFTGADYRKPGRFELAGDGTLFLDEIGELDQNSQVALLRVLQEKEFHRVGGINPIKTNARVIVATNRKLETLVKKGLFREDLYYRLDILRIDVPPLRERKKDIPLLVQHFKKIACQEAKVPLKNMAEESLQLLMEYDWPGNVRELYNFIMRAVVLSQNSNEISLNIPDRQKLGELYYYEPEKEIKSWEELIEARKKAADKAARQVEKYYLEKILKKNDNNITKCAKDLGIDRTTLHKTIKRVKEDENN